One segment of Comamonas thiooxydans DNA contains the following:
- the trxC gene encoding thioredoxin TrxC, with protein sequence MSESLHYVCPHCHTTNRIASDQLGNQPDCGSCHQPLVTGEPVALDNDSFTRHTGRSQLPVVVDFWAPWCGPCRMMAPAFAQAAQQLAGQAQLAKLDTEAYPQAAAPLGIRSIPTMVVFKEGRELARISGALPASEIVRWVRSVS encoded by the coding sequence GTGTCCGAATCCCTGCACTACGTCTGCCCTCATTGCCACACCACCAATCGCATCGCCAGCGACCAACTGGGCAATCAGCCCGATTGCGGCAGCTGCCACCAGCCGCTGGTGACGGGCGAGCCCGTGGCCCTGGACAACGACAGCTTTACCCGGCACACCGGGCGCAGCCAGTTGCCCGTGGTCGTGGATTTCTGGGCTCCCTGGTGCGGCCCCTGCCGCATGATGGCTCCGGCCTTTGCCCAGGCGGCCCAGCAGCTGGCGGGGCAGGCGCAACTGGCCAAGCTCGATACCGAGGCTTATCCACAGGCCGCCGCGCCGCTGGGCATACGCAGCATTCCGACCATGGTGGTCTTCAAGGAAGGCCGCGAACTGGCCCGCATCTCCGGGGCACTGCCTGCCTCGGAGATCGTGCGCTGGGTGCGCTCGGTGAGCTGA
- the adhP gene encoding alcohol dehydrogenase AdhP — MSLPQTMKAAVVRSFGKPLTIEEMPVPRPADDQILVKIAASGVCHTDLHAAEGDWPVKPHPPFIPGHEGVGYVAAVGKNVKHVKEGDRVGVPWLHSACGFCRHCIGGWETLCESQTNTGYSVNGGFADYALADPNYVGHLPSNVSFIDVAPVLCAGVTVYKGLKVTDAKPGDWVVISGIGGLGHMAVQYAKAMGFNVAAVDIDDSKLALARQLGATVTVNAMNTDPAAYLQREIEGAHGVLVTAVSPKAFEQALGMVRRGGTISLNGLPPGDFPLPIFSMVLKGITVRGSIVGTRLDLQESLDFAAQGKVKATVSTDKLENINDIFARMHAGKIEGRVVLDIAA; from the coding sequence ATGTCCTTACCCCAGACCATGAAAGCCGCCGTGGTGCGTTCCTTCGGGAAGCCGCTCACGATCGAAGAAATGCCGGTCCCTCGACCGGCAGACGATCAGATCCTGGTCAAGATTGCCGCCTCCGGCGTCTGCCACACCGATCTGCATGCGGCCGAAGGAGACTGGCCTGTCAAGCCTCATCCGCCCTTCATTCCCGGCCACGAAGGCGTGGGCTATGTGGCTGCGGTGGGCAAGAACGTCAAGCATGTCAAGGAAGGCGATCGCGTAGGCGTGCCCTGGCTGCACAGCGCCTGCGGCTTCTGCCGCCACTGCATAGGCGGCTGGGAAACCTTGTGCGAATCTCAGACCAATACCGGCTATTCGGTCAACGGCGGCTTTGCCGACTACGCACTGGCCGATCCCAACTATGTGGGCCATCTGCCGTCCAACGTGAGCTTTATCGATGTCGCTCCCGTACTCTGCGCCGGGGTCACGGTGTACAAGGGGCTGAAAGTCACCGACGCCAAGCCCGGCGACTGGGTGGTGATTTCGGGCATCGGCGGCCTGGGCCATATGGCTGTGCAATATGCCAAGGCCATGGGCTTCAACGTCGCGGCCGTCGACATCGATGACAGCAAGCTTGCTCTGGCACGTCAGCTGGGCGCCACCGTCACCGTCAACGCCATGAACACCGATCCGGCAGCCTACCTGCAAAGAGAGATCGAAGGCGCCCACGGCGTGCTGGTCACGGCCGTATCCCCCAAGGCTTTCGAGCAGGCTCTGGGCATGGTGCGTCGCGGCGGCACGATTTCGCTCAACGGCCTGCCGCCCGGCGACTTTCCGCTGCCGATCTTCTCCATGGTGCTCAAGGGCATCACGGTACGCGGCTCCATCGTCGGCACGCGCCTGGACCTGCAGGAGTCGCTGGACTTTGCCGCCCAGGGCAAGGTCAAGGCCACCGTCTCCACCGACAAGCTGGAAAACATCAACGACATCTTTGCCCGCATGCACGCAGGCAAGATCGAAGGCCGCGTGGTGCTGGACATCGCCGCCTGA
- a CDS encoding SDR family oxidoreductase: MSSPARPRTVLVTGSARRLGRDMALALARAGWQVAVHYRDSRDQAMQTVAACAELSGDSAAFDADFFDEESVRSLVPRVVERFGRIDAVVNNASLFEHDDAQSFSYVALEAHLRSNTGAPILLSQALHAHVQERVAAGEESAQGAVVNVLDQKLWNQNPDFLSYTLSKAALEAANTMLALALAPSVRVVGVAPGLTLTSHMLSQEKFEALHAMSPLGRSSSSEDIAAAVCFALENRSMTGTTMLVDGGQHLQRFERDFSMM; the protein is encoded by the coding sequence ATGTCCTCACCCGCCCGACCACGCACAGTATTGGTGACCGGTTCTGCCCGTCGCCTTGGACGTGACATGGCCCTGGCCCTGGCCCGCGCGGGCTGGCAAGTGGCTGTGCACTACCGCGACTCCCGCGATCAAGCTATGCAAACCGTAGCTGCTTGCGCAGAATTGTCAGGCGATAGCGCCGCTTTTGATGCAGATTTCTTTGACGAGGAATCCGTGCGCTCGCTGGTGCCGCGTGTGGTGGAGCGCTTTGGCCGCATCGACGCCGTGGTCAATAACGCCTCGCTGTTCGAACACGACGATGCCCAGAGCTTCAGCTATGTGGCGCTGGAAGCTCACCTGCGCAGCAACACGGGCGCTCCCATCCTGCTGTCCCAGGCTCTGCACGCCCATGTGCAGGAGCGCGTGGCGGCGGGCGAAGAGTCGGCCCAGGGCGCCGTGGTCAATGTGCTGGACCAGAAGCTCTGGAACCAGAACCCCGATTTCCTGAGCTACACCCTCTCCAAGGCGGCTCTGGAAGCCGCCAACACCATGCTGGCCCTGGCTCTGGCCCCAAGCGTGCGCGTGGTGGGCGTGGCACCGGGCCTGACGCTGACCAGCCATATGCTGAGCCAGGAAAAGTTCGAGGCCCTGCACGCCATGAGCCCGCTGGGACGCTCCTCCTCGTCCGAGGACATTGCCGCCGCCGTGTGCTTTGCACTGGAAAACCGATCCATGACGGGCACCACCATGCTGGTGGACGGCGGCCAACATTTACAGCGCTTCGAGCGCGATTTTTCGATGATGTGA
- a CDS encoding tripartite tricarboxylate transporter substrate binding protein, with the protein MPLTFSRKQILLTAALLGASLALPAAADSFPNRPLKLVVPFSPGGNTDVVARLVGQGLAEALGQPVVVENVPGANGAIGASRVAAAANDGYTLLFGTAGTQAINPSLYRNLSEKSLDDFEYIALVTSIPNVLVVNESKTPVKSVAELVSYARERRAGMSYGSPGMGSTVHLSGELLKSAAKLDLVHAPYKGSAPALTDLIGGQIDFIFENITPALPFIQGGKLKALAVTSAERLPMLPQVPTMKESGFPSFVTATWNGVLAPKGTPRAVVQRLEAATLKVASSPEFKARVAALGGEPRLLGSSAFRDFTRTEYRHWGSIIQAAKLEKQ; encoded by the coding sequence GTGCCCCTGACCTTCTCACGCAAACAGATTCTCCTGACCGCGGCGCTGCTGGGCGCCAGCCTGGCCCTGCCGGCCGCCGCCGACAGCTTCCCCAATCGCCCGCTCAAGCTGGTCGTGCCCTTCTCGCCCGGCGGTAATACCGATGTCGTGGCGCGCCTGGTCGGCCAGGGCCTGGCCGAGGCCCTGGGACAGCCGGTCGTGGTGGAAAACGTCCCCGGAGCCAACGGTGCCATCGGTGCCAGCCGCGTCGCAGCCGCCGCCAATGACGGCTACACGCTGCTGTTCGGCACGGCGGGCACTCAGGCCATCAATCCCAGCCTGTACCGCAATCTCAGCGAGAAAAGCCTGGACGACTTCGAGTACATCGCTCTGGTGACCTCGATTCCCAATGTGCTGGTGGTCAACGAGTCGAAAACGCCGGTCAAATCGGTGGCCGAACTGGTGAGCTACGCGCGCGAGCGCCGCGCCGGGATGAGCTATGGCTCGCCGGGCATGGGCTCCACCGTGCATCTGTCGGGTGAGCTGCTCAAGAGCGCCGCCAAACTGGATCTGGTTCATGCGCCCTACAAGGGCAGCGCTCCGGCACTCACCGACCTGATCGGCGGCCAGATCGATTTCATCTTCGAGAACATCACACCGGCGCTGCCCTTCATCCAGGGCGGCAAGCTCAAGGCGCTGGCCGTGACCTCGGCCGAGCGCCTGCCGATGCTACCCCAGGTTCCGACCATGAAGGAAAGCGGCTTTCCGTCCTTTGTCACCGCCACCTGGAACGGCGTGCTGGCACCCAAGGGAACACCGCGCGCCGTGGTCCAGCGCCTGGAAGCGGCCACGCTCAAGGTGGCCAGCAGCCCCGAGTTCAAGGCCAGGGTCGCGGCCCTCGGCGGCGAGCCCCGCCTGCTCGGCTCAAGCGCGTTCCGCGACTTCACGCGCACCGAGTACAGGCACTGGGGCAGCATCATCCAGGCTGCCAAGCTCGAAAAGCAATAG
- a CDS encoding 5-formyltetrahydrofolate cyclo-ligase yields the protein MDKAALRRKLIELRLNLPDRLQRADALQQVMRFWLMERPDTVIGAYWPIKGEFDPLPALHRWKEDGELQGTPQRRRIGLPVIDKQRKTLSFHAWYPGCPMEEDAYGIPKPKDTELLVPTLLFVPCVGYAAGGYRLGYGGGFYDRTLAELSPRPFTVGLGYTNGYVDDFQPEAHDLPLDAILNDNGVVWPV from the coding sequence ATGGACAAAGCAGCGTTACGCCGCAAGTTGATTGAACTGCGCCTCAACCTTCCAGATCGCCTGCAACGCGCCGATGCGCTGCAGCAGGTGATGCGCTTTTGGCTGATGGAGCGGCCCGATACCGTGATTGGTGCCTACTGGCCCATCAAGGGTGAATTCGATCCGCTGCCAGCCCTGCATCGCTGGAAGGAAGATGGCGAGCTACAGGGTACTCCACAAAGGCGCAGGATCGGGCTGCCGGTGATAGACAAACAGCGCAAGACGCTGAGTTTTCACGCCTGGTACCCCGGTTGCCCGATGGAGGAGGACGCCTATGGCATTCCCAAGCCCAAGGATACCGAACTGCTGGTGCCCACACTGCTGTTTGTCCCCTGCGTAGGCTATGCGGCCGGCGGCTACCGCCTCGGCTATGGCGGCGGCTTCTATGACCGCACGCTGGCCGAGCTGAGCCCGCGCCCGTTCACCGTGGGCCTGGGCTACACCAATGGCTATGTCGATGACTTCCAGCCCGAGGCCCATGACCTGCCACTGGACGCCATCCTCAACGACAACGGCGTGGTCTGGCCCGTCTAA
- a CDS encoding SAM-dependent methyltransferase encodes MRVVTTEPSSLTSALQSRIAKEIAAVGGWLPFDRFMELALYAPGLGYYANETAKFGTMPESGSDFVTAPEISPIFGQLVASQLREALQKTNTREIWEFGAGTGALALQILDELAAQGALPERYTIVDLSGTLRARQKLALTRYEHLVRWVDALPETMEGVIIGNEVLDAMPVQLLQRTQGQWHERGVVLGADGDEAAFAWEDRPTELRPPVDIGGPHDFLTEIHRQGEAFIHTLGERLTRGAAFFIDYGFGESEYYHEQRHMGTLVCHHQHQVDNDPLVLVGLKDITAHVNFTGTAVAAQDAGFDVLGYTNQAHFLINCGLAPRLDAAGIKARSMASKLVMEHEMGELFKVVALSKGVEPWTPLGFVQGDRTHRL; translated from the coding sequence ATGCGGGTTGTGACGACAGAACCCTCAAGTTTAACGAGCGCCTTGCAATCCCGCATTGCCAAGGAGATTGCCGCCGTGGGCGGCTGGTTGCCTTTCGACCGTTTCATGGAGCTGGCGCTCTATGCACCGGGCCTGGGCTATTACGCCAATGAAACGGCCAAGTTCGGCACCATGCCGGAGTCGGGCAGCGACTTTGTGACGGCGCCGGAAATTTCGCCTATTTTTGGTCAGCTTGTGGCGTCCCAGTTACGGGAAGCGCTACAAAAAACGAATACCCGCGAGATCTGGGAATTCGGCGCCGGCACGGGCGCGCTGGCGCTGCAGATCCTCGACGAGCTGGCGGCCCAGGGCGCGTTGCCCGAGCGCTACACCATCGTCGATCTCTCGGGCACGCTGCGTGCGCGCCAGAAGCTGGCGCTGACGCGGTACGAACATCTGGTGCGCTGGGTGGACGCGCTGCCCGAGACCATGGAAGGCGTGATCATCGGCAACGAGGTGCTGGATGCCATGCCGGTGCAGCTGTTGCAGCGCACCCAGGGCCAATGGCATGAGCGCGGTGTGGTGCTCGGCGCAGACGGCGATGAAGCGGCCTTTGCCTGGGAGGACCGGCCCACCGAACTGCGTCCGCCTGTGGATATCGGTGGCCCGCATGATTTCCTGACGGAAATCCACCGCCAGGGCGAGGCGTTTATCCACACCCTGGGCGAGCGTCTGACCCGGGGTGCTGCCTTCTTCATCGACTATGGCTTTGGCGAGAGCGAGTACTACCACGAGCAGCGCCATATGGGGACCCTGGTCTGCCACCACCAGCATCAGGTGGACAACGATCCGCTGGTGCTGGTCGGCCTCAAGGACATCACGGCCCACGTCAATTTCACGGGCACGGCCGTGGCGGCCCAGGATGCGGGCTTCGACGTGCTGGGCTATACCAACCAGGCGCACTTTCTCATCAACTGCGGGCTTGCGCCCCGGCTCGATGCGGCCGGCATCAAGGCCAGATCCATGGCCTCCAAGCTGGTCATGGAGCATGAGATGGGCGAGCTGTTCAAGGTCGTTGCCCTGTCCAAGGGCGTCGAGCCCTGGACGCCGCTGGGCTTTGTGCAGGGCGACCGCACGCATCGGCTATAG
- the queC gene encoding 7-cyano-7-deazaguanine synthase QueC has translation MANTSTSSANLAAHVAGAGHHKGALVLFSGGQDSTTCLAQALAMFERVETLGFDYGQRHSVEMQVRAGVREQLAQRFPQWAPRLGEDHVLSLDVLKQIGGSSLTEDVAFAMQADGLPNTFVPGRNLLFLTLAGALAYRRGLTVIVTGVCETDYSGYPDCRDDTMKAQQLALNLGLERRLRIDTPLMWLDKAQTWQLAHDLGGSELVELIRTETHTCYQGTRDVLHDWGYGCGSCPACELRASGWQNWRASQSVS, from the coding sequence ATGGCAAATACTTCCACTTCTTCTGCAAACCTGGCCGCGCATGTGGCAGGGGCTGGTCACCACAAGGGCGCGCTGGTGCTGTTCTCGGGCGGCCAGGACTCGACCACCTGCCTGGCCCAGGCCCTGGCCATGTTCGAGCGCGTGGAGACGCTGGGCTTTGACTACGGCCAGCGCCACAGCGTGGAGATGCAGGTGCGCGCCGGCGTGCGCGAGCAGCTGGCTCAGCGCTTTCCCCAGTGGGCGCCGCGTCTGGGCGAGGACCATGTGCTGTCGCTCGACGTGCTCAAGCAGATCGGCGGCTCGTCCCTGACCGAGGATGTGGCTTTTGCCATGCAGGCCGACGGCCTGCCCAATACCTTTGTGCCGGGCCGCAATCTGCTGTTTCTGACGCTGGCCGGCGCGCTGGCCTATCGCCGCGGGCTGACGGTGATCGTCACCGGCGTCTGCGAGACCGATTACTCGGGCTACCCCGATTGCCGTGACGACACCATGAAGGCCCAGCAGCTGGCGCTGAACCTGGGCCTGGAGCGCCGGTTGCGCATCGATACGCCGCTGATGTGGCTGGACAAGGCCCAGACCTGGCAGCTGGCCCATGATCTGGGCGGCAGCGAGCTGGTGGAGCTGATCCGCACCGAGACCCATACCTGCTACCAGGGCACGCGCGATGTGCTGCACGACTGGGGCTATGGCTGCGGCAGCTGCCCGGCCTGCGAGCTGCGTGCATCGGGCTGGCAGAACTGGCGCGCCAGCCAGTCGGTGTCCTGA
- a CDS encoding lytic transglycosylase domain-containing protein, whose translation MHWLKILTPLCAASLLTVAAPFAQAQNPGDAVLLDMQKAFRSRNQTALTQLLPQAAGHPLEPWAAYWELKNRLETASPDEIQGFLSRYAGTYQEDRLRNDWLLLLGKQRDWNTFSQVYPKFRMRDDKSVTCYALLADALQGRGAPNVGQQVRDLWLAQKDADDGCTTAAGQLYANKLITDADVWRRARVATEANRQKAARDAVAIVAPEAADQVAQVFASPAKYLAGQSKARGRERKELALLALIRMAASDPDAAATQIEGGWGAQLNGEERNWAWAVAGKQAAFKLSPDANSYFGKVRRNEDLSDDLLGWKARAALRAGDWKAVRRAIDAMGPERTDPTWAYWKAKAMLAGRPNAEEKAEARQLLEDTAGSSSFYEQLALEEIGQRITVPPAPAPLTAQEKAAARSNPGLSRSLYAIGMGLRSEGVREWNYSTNLHQPGGMEDRELYAAADLACERQVWDRCINTSERTKTFADWKQRFPMPYHDTVLAKSRNIGLDPAYVYGLIRQESRFIMDARSGVGASGLMQVMPATARWTARKIGMTGFTPDMINDRDTNITIGTSYLKLALDDFEGSMALAAAGYNAGPGRPRNWRNGPTLDAAIWAENVPFSETRDYVKKVLSNTANYAALITGQPQSLKSRLGTIGPRPANDPETMKDLP comes from the coding sequence ATGCACTGGCTGAAGATTTTGACACCGCTTTGTGCGGCTTCCCTGTTGACTGTAGCTGCTCCGTTTGCGCAGGCACAAAACCCGGGCGACGCCGTGTTGCTGGATATGCAAAAAGCATTCCGCAGCCGCAACCAGACGGCGCTGACCCAGCTCCTGCCCCAGGCTGCCGGTCACCCTCTCGAACCTTGGGCCGCTTACTGGGAACTCAAGAACCGTCTGGAAACCGCGTCGCCCGATGAAATCCAGGGCTTTCTGAGCCGCTATGCCGGCACCTACCAGGAAGACCGCTTGCGCAACGACTGGCTGCTGCTGCTGGGAAAACAGCGTGACTGGAACACCTTCAGCCAGGTCTATCCCAAGTTCCGCATGCGCGACGACAAGTCCGTCACCTGCTACGCCCTGCTCGCCGATGCCTTGCAAGGCCGGGGCGCGCCCAATGTGGGCCAGCAGGTACGCGATCTGTGGCTGGCACAGAAGGATGCCGACGACGGCTGCACCACGGCCGCCGGCCAGCTGTATGCGAACAAGCTGATCACCGACGCCGACGTCTGGCGCCGTGCCCGTGTGGCCACCGAAGCCAATCGCCAGAAGGCGGCCCGTGATGCGGTCGCCATCGTCGCTCCCGAGGCCGCCGACCAGGTGGCGCAGGTGTTTGCCTCGCCCGCCAAATACCTGGCAGGCCAGAGCAAGGCACGCGGGCGCGAACGCAAGGAGCTGGCCCTGCTGGCCCTGATCCGCATGGCGGCCAGCGATCCCGATGCGGCAGCCACCCAGATCGAAGGCGGCTGGGGCGCTCAGCTCAATGGCGAGGAGCGCAACTGGGCCTGGGCCGTGGCCGGCAAGCAGGCAGCCTTCAAGCTCTCGCCCGATGCCAATAGCTATTTCGGCAAGGTGCGCCGCAACGAGGACCTGAGCGACGACCTGCTGGGCTGGAAAGCCCGGGCCGCGCTGCGCGCCGGCGACTGGAAGGCCGTGCGTCGCGCCATCGACGCCATGGGCCCGGAACGCACCGACCCGACCTGGGCCTACTGGAAAGCCAAGGCCATGCTGGCGGGCCGCCCCAATGCCGAGGAAAAGGCCGAAGCCCGCCAACTGCTGGAGGACACGGCCGGCAGCAGCAGCTTCTATGAACAGCTGGCTCTGGAGGAAATCGGCCAGCGCATCACCGTGCCGCCTGCACCGGCGCCATTGACGGCGCAGGAAAAGGCGGCGGCGCGCAGCAACCCTGGCCTGAGCCGCAGCCTGTATGCCATCGGCATGGGGCTGCGCAGCGAAGGGGTGCGCGAGTGGAACTACTCCACCAATCTGCACCAGCCGGGAGGCATGGAAGATCGCGAACTGTATGCGGCCGCCGATCTGGCCTGCGAGCGCCAGGTCTGGGATCGCTGCATCAACACCAGCGAGCGCACCAAGACCTTTGCCGACTGGAAGCAGCGCTTTCCCATGCCCTATCACGACACGGTGCTGGCCAAGTCGCGCAATATCGGGCTGGACCCGGCCTATGTCTACGGCCTGATCCGCCAAGAGAGCCGCTTCATCATGGATGCACGCTCGGGCGTGGGCGCTTCGGGGCTGATGCAGGTGATGCCAGCCACGGCGCGCTGGACGGCCAGGAAGATCGGCATGACGGGCTTCACTCCCGACATGATCAACGACCGCGACACCAATATCACCATCGGCACCTCCTATCTCAAGCTGGCGCTGGACGACTTCGAGGGCTCGATGGCGCTGGCCGCTGCCGGTTACAACGCCGGTCCGGGCCGCCCGCGCAACTGGCGCAACGGCCCCACGCTGGATGCCGCCATCTGGGCCGAAAACGTGCCTTTCAGCGAGACCCGCGACTATGTGAAGAAGGTGCTCTCCAATACCGCCAACTATGCGGCGCTGATCACCGGCCAGCCTCAGTCGCTCAAAAGCCGTCTGGGCACCATAGGCCCGCGCCCGGCCAATGATCCCGAAACCATGAAGGACTTGCCATAA
- a CDS encoding DUF2905 domain-containing protein, producing MIRWLIVIFLALLLVNGLHGWLQRIGLGRLPGDFRFRLFGKEFFLPVASTVLLSVVAALIARFVKL from the coding sequence ATGATTCGCTGGTTGATCGTCATTTTTCTGGCCCTGTTGCTCGTCAACGGGCTGCACGGCTGGCTGCAGCGCATAGGGCTGGGGCGTCTGCCCGGCGACTTCCGCTTCCGGCTGTTCGGCAAGGAATTTTTTCTGCCCGTGGCCAGCACCGTGCTGCTCAGCGTGGTGGCGGCGCTGATTGCCCGCTTTGTGAAGCTCTGA
- a CDS encoding glutathione S-transferase family protein, translated as MKLYIGNKNYSSWSMRPWVLMRQSGISFEELTLRFDSFAPDSSFKLQALALAPTGKVPLLVDEGLVIWDSLAICEYLAERFPDKHLWPQTVAQRARARSLVAQMHSGFGALRSFCPMNIEAQLQETGARLWAEHADLRSDVQQLEELWTPLLNAASGPMLFDQFSIADAFFAPVCMRINSYGLPTSAPVRAYVQRVTQLPATQEWIQAALAEQDFLQFEEPYRQQR; from the coding sequence ATGAAGCTCTATATCGGCAACAAGAATTACTCATCCTGGTCCATGCGGCCCTGGGTGCTGATGCGCCAAAGCGGCATCAGCTTCGAAGAGCTCACACTGCGCTTTGACAGCTTTGCCCCCGACTCCAGCTTCAAGCTGCAGGCGCTGGCACTCGCCCCCACCGGCAAGGTGCCGCTGCTGGTCGACGAGGGGCTGGTCATCTGGGACAGCCTGGCCATCTGCGAATACCTGGCCGAGCGCTTCCCCGACAAGCACCTGTGGCCACAGACCGTGGCCCAGCGCGCCCGCGCGCGCAGCCTGGTGGCGCAGATGCACAGCGGCTTCGGTGCGCTGCGCAGCTTCTGCCCCATGAATATCGAAGCCCAGTTGCAGGAGACCGGCGCCCGGCTCTGGGCCGAGCATGCTGACCTGCGCAGCGATGTCCAGCAGCTCGAGGAACTCTGGACCCCGCTGCTGAACGCCGCCAGCGGCCCCATGCTGTTTGACCAGTTCAGCATTGCCGATGCTTTTTTTGCGCCGGTCTGCATGCGCATCAACAGCTACGGCCTGCCGACCTCGGCCCCGGTACGCGCCTATGTGCAGCGCGTCACCCAGCTGCCCGCCACCCAGGAATGGATTCAGGCGGCCCTGGCCGAGCAGGACTTTCTGCAGTTCGAAGAGCCTTATCGCCAGCAGCGCTGA
- a CDS encoding dihydroneopterin aldolase, whose protein sequence is MTSTSGQQILTLTGLRFDASLGILAHEKQEPQPIQVDAELNLGPQPLAPRDDDILHVLDYRKVRQIIIDECTSEHVNLLESLIGKLAQRLLQLPGVRGVRVKIAKLEIFDDCEVAIRIETGQW, encoded by the coding sequence ATGACTTCCACTTCCGGACAACAGATTCTCACGCTCACCGGCCTGCGCTTTGACGCCAGCCTGGGGATTCTTGCGCATGAGAAACAAGAGCCTCAGCCGATCCAGGTCGACGCCGAACTCAACCTCGGCCCCCAGCCCCTGGCTCCGCGCGATGACGACATCCTCCACGTGCTGGACTACCGCAAGGTGCGCCAGATCATCATCGACGAATGCACCTCCGAGCATGTGAACCTGCTCGAGAGCCTGATCGGCAAGCTGGCCCAGCGCCTGCTGCAGCTGCCCGGCGTGCGTGGCGTGCGTGTGAAAATTGCGAAGCTGGAAATTTTTGACGACTGCGAAGTAGCCATTCGCATCGAAACCGGACAATGGTGA
- a CDS encoding multifunctional CCA addition/repair protein translates to MSEFKVFKVGGAVRDALLGLPVNDTDWVVVGATPEQMSARGFVPVGRDFPVFLHPQTHEEYALARTERKNGMGYRGFVVHTAADVTLEEDLARRDLTINSIAAPADWRGKDELQDLVDPYHGQQDLKDRVLRHVTDAFREDPVRILRLARFAARFTDFRVAPETMELMREMVAAGEVDALVPERVWQEISRGLMEERPSRMFDILRECGALVRLLPELDRLWGVPQRAEYHPEIDCGVHAMMVLDMSARLQAPLSVRFACLCHDFGKGTTPADVLPRHIGHEQRSARLLLQVCERWRVPNDCKELAEVVAREHGNLHRSNELNAAALLRLLERCDAIRKPQRFEEALLACECDARGRLGFEEAAYPQRQRLGNALKAALAVETAPVAQAAAQRGLKGKAIGDAVSKAREQAIAAYLEGGA, encoded by the coding sequence ATGAGTGAATTCAAGGTTTTCAAGGTAGGCGGCGCGGTGCGTGATGCATTGCTGGGCCTGCCCGTCAACGACACGGACTGGGTGGTGGTTGGCGCCACCCCGGAGCAGATGAGCGCGCGCGGCTTCGTGCCCGTGGGGCGCGACTTTCCGGTGTTCCTGCATCCCCAGACCCATGAGGAATACGCGCTGGCGCGCACCGAGCGCAAGAACGGCATGGGCTATCGCGGCTTTGTGGTTCACACCGCCGCCGATGTGACGCTGGAAGAAGACCTGGCGCGGCGCGATCTCACCATCAACTCCATCGCCGCTCCTGCGGACTGGAGAGGCAAGGACGAGCTCCAGGACCTGGTGGATCCTTATCACGGCCAGCAGGATCTGAAGGACCGCGTGCTGCGCCATGTGACCGATGCCTTTCGCGAAGACCCGGTGCGCATTCTGCGTCTGGCGCGCTTTGCGGCGCGCTTCACCGACTTCCGCGTCGCGCCCGAAACCATGGAACTCATGCGCGAGATGGTGGCCGCCGGCGAGGTCGATGCCCTGGTGCCCGAGCGCGTGTGGCAGGAAATCAGCCGCGGCCTGATGGAGGAGCGGCCCTCGCGCATGTTCGACATCCTGCGCGAATGCGGGGCGCTGGTCCGGCTGCTGCCCGAGCTAGACAGACTCTGGGGCGTTCCCCAGCGCGCCGAATACCACCCCGAGATCGATTGCGGCGTGCATGCCATGATGGTGCTGGACATGTCGGCGCGTCTGCAGGCTCCGCTGTCCGTGCGTTTTGCCTGCCTGTGCCATGACTTCGGCAAAGGCACCACGCCGGCCGATGTGCTGCCCCGCCATATCGGCCATGAACAGCGCAGCGCCCGCCTGCTGCTGCAGGTCTGCGAGCGCTGGCGCGTGCCCAACGACTGCAAGGAGCTGGCCGAGGTCGTGGCGCGCGAACATGGCAACCTCCACCGCAGCAACGAACTCAATGCCGCCGCCCTGCTGCGCCTGCTGGAGCGCTGCGATGCCATCCGCAAGCCCCAGCGCTTCGAGGAAGCCCTGCTGGCCTGCGAATGCGATGCACGCGGCCGGCTGGGCTTTGAAGAGGCGGCGTATCCGCAGCGCCAGCGCCTGGGCAATGCCCTGAAGGCGGCTCTCGCCGTGGAGACCGCCCCCGTTGCCCAGGCGGCAGCGCAGCGTGGCCTCAAGGGCAAGGCCATTGGCGATGCCGTGAGCAAGGCGCGCGAGCAGGCGATTGCAGCCTATCTGGAAGGCGGCGCCTAG